The Candidatus Nitrosymbiomonas proteolyticus genome has a segment encoding these proteins:
- a CDS encoding glycosyltransferase — protein MRIMMLAWEYPPRIVGGISPHVHELSQQLADQGVEVHVVTKATPLAPDEEVEPSGVHVHRVHLEGEPYDFIHEIQLLNVATEKRVRRLLEDWRPGGEPTIFHAHDWLSLDAARELKYQYKLPMVATIHATEEGRNGGIWTETQKYIHEQEYWLTYEAWRVIVCSQFMRGEVNRSFDVPTDKIDVIFNGIDATKFEFEWTSGEHAEWRSRFALPDEPVVMYVGRFVREKGIQLLLDAASVVLSRIPKAKFVIVGGGKRDHFERFANWVGLKEKVLFTGFMANRALHQTYRIADVAVFPSLYEPFGIVALEAMAAGVPVVASDAGGLREVVLHDQTGTLCYANNPESLAWAICRALESRDEARSMAQTAKKRLRPDFDWSRLAEQTRSVYDRTWNEFLSSFWVEDTLWPLSPGAEERAARLRVRELAEAGEAIHRPAVSRPASAEAERVSFREHETDTEGS, from the coding sequence ATGCGGATCATGATGCTCGCCTGGGAATACCCGCCCCGAATCGTCGGAGGCATCAGCCCGCACGTCCACGAACTCTCCCAGCAGTTGGCCGATCAGGGCGTCGAGGTTCACGTCGTCACTAAGGCTACCCCTCTGGCCCCCGATGAGGAGGTCGAACCCAGCGGCGTCCACGTCCACAGGGTTCATTTGGAGGGCGAGCCCTATGACTTCATTCATGAGATCCAGCTTCTCAACGTCGCAACGGAAAAGCGGGTAAGGCGGCTCCTCGAGGACTGGCGGCCAGGAGGCGAGCCCACGATCTTTCACGCTCACGATTGGCTTTCCCTCGACGCCGCACGCGAGCTCAAGTATCAGTACAAGCTGCCGATGGTGGCGACGATTCACGCGACCGAAGAGGGCCGGAACGGAGGCATCTGGACCGAAACCCAAAAGTACATCCATGAGCAGGAGTACTGGCTCACTTATGAAGCGTGGAGGGTCATCGTGTGCTCGCAATTTATGCGGGGCGAGGTAAATCGGTCGTTCGATGTTCCAACCGACAAGATCGACGTGATCTTCAACGGGATCGACGCCACGAAGTTTGAGTTCGAATGGACGTCGGGCGAACACGCGGAGTGGCGCAGCCGGTTCGCATTGCCCGATGAACCCGTCGTGATGTACGTCGGGCGATTCGTCCGAGAAAAAGGAATTCAACTCCTGCTCGATGCCGCGAGCGTCGTGCTATCTCGAATCCCTAAGGCCAAGTTCGTCATCGTTGGCGGGGGCAAGCGAGACCATTTCGAGAGGTTTGCCAACTGGGTAGGTCTGAAGGAGAAGGTGCTGTTTACGGGGTTCATGGCGAACCGGGCTCTGCATCAAACCTATCGGATTGCGGATGTCGCGGTCTTCCCTTCCCTCTATGAGCCATTTGGCATCGTAGCTCTTGAGGCAATGGCTGCGGGGGTACCGGTGGTAGCCAGCGATGCGGGCGGGTTGCGAGAGGTCGTGCTTCACGATCAAACGGGAACCCTCTGCTATGCGAACAACCCAGAGTCGCTCGCGTGGGCCATTTGCAGGGCTCTGGAGTCCAGAGATGAAGCGCGTTCGATGGCCCAGACCGCCAAGAAGAGGCTTCGACCGGACTTCGATTGGTCGCGGTTGGCCGAACAGACGCGTTCGGTTTATGACCGGACTTGGAACGAGTTCTTGAGCAGTTTCTGGGTTGAGGATACGCTCTGGCCTCTGTCCCCCGGCGCGGAGGAGCGGGCCGCCCGACTTCGAGTGCGCGAGCTTGCCGAAGCAGG
- a CDS encoding phosphoribosyltransferase produces the protein MFRDRTDAGAQLGAKVAEFGFENPIVVALPRGGAIVGVEVARALNAPIRLLVARKVGHPQSPEYAIGAVCGDDPLVWNPNEKGAIEGRGLAKALEKAREESRQRAKAYGPWATLPDLDERTAIVVDDGLATGSTARAALEHLRLKGAEPLLLAVPVAASQTAAQIRGEGVLVIALEEPIFGFGSVGQHYADFQQVSDREVLDALERRDRELRDAQ, from the coding sequence TTGTTTCGGGATAGGACGGACGCTGGCGCCCAACTCGGGGCGAAAGTCGCCGAATTCGGCTTTGAGAACCCGATCGTGGTCGCCCTGCCTCGCGGCGGAGCCATCGTCGGTGTCGAGGTTGCTCGAGCTTTGAATGCTCCGATCCGGCTTCTCGTCGCTCGTAAGGTAGGCCATCCCCAGAGTCCGGAGTATGCGATTGGGGCGGTTTGCGGCGATGACCCTCTCGTGTGGAACCCGAACGAAAAGGGCGCGATCGAAGGCCGAGGCTTGGCCAAGGCGTTGGAGAAGGCAAGGGAAGAGTCAAGGCAGCGCGCCAAGGCGTACGGCCCCTGGGCGACCCTTCCTGACCTCGACGAAAGGACGGCGATTGTGGTCGACGATGGTCTGGCGACCGGCAGCACAGCGCGAGCGGCGCTCGAGCACCTGAGGCTGAAAGGAGCCGAGCCTCTCCTACTCGCCGTCCCGGTCGCAGCAAGCCAAACCGCCGCGCAGATTCGAGGCGAAGGCGTACTCGTCATCGCGCTTGAAGAGCCTATCTTTGGCTTCGGTTCGGTCGGGCAACACTACGCTGACTTTCAGCAGGTGAGCGATAGGGAAGTGCTCGACGCCCTTGAGCGCCGGGATCGAGAGTTGCGCGATGCGCAATAG
- a CDS encoding alkaline phosphatase, with product MSDHRISRRSILSASAALTSTGTLGLPLKGLPREFQKTEAKNIIFCAVDGMAMSVLTMAHHLNQLRGGKGSYWAWLLDQDFVVNGLQDTPSLSSLVTDSAAAASAWGCGRRIWNAQINEFPDGTKLRTLYDLMQAKGMRTGLVTTTRITHATPSGFAIQIDHRDKENEIAVQHLQANVDVLMGGGSRHFDAAARSDKRNLFGEFANKGYRVVRDRDALLRAEAGKLLGLFSSSHIPYTVDRKHDAKLDATVPTLAEMTSKAIELLDGGPNGFILQVEGGRVDHAAHANDLPGMLYDQLEFEDAVRIAVEFALKDKETLVVITADHATGGPSLNGAGSEYFDSTQGLKSVTQMKASFERFAPAIASSKSTGEIKNVVNEMWGVELTDAEAGAIKASFSSDSPFKVSDFYKSRDASLAAILGNHCKVTWTSNNHTSDLVFLTAIGPGSALCSGLTLNTSLFDIMLRSKGLSHSNPTMSFEEARRHRAKTETPETTHEDAFEEFLRESHAGEI from the coding sequence ATGAGTGACCATCGCATTTCCCGACGATCGATTTTGAGTGCCAGCGCAGCGCTAACATCTACAGGAACGCTAGGGCTCCCCTTAAAGGGCCTCCCCCGTGAGTTCCAGAAGACGGAGGCGAAGAACATCATCTTCTGCGCCGTCGACGGCATGGCGATGAGCGTCCTGACCATGGCCCATCACCTCAACCAACTTCGGGGAGGGAAGGGCTCGTATTGGGCTTGGCTCCTCGATCAAGACTTCGTCGTGAACGGACTCCAAGACACCCCGTCCCTCAGTTCCCTGGTCACCGATTCGGCTGCCGCGGCTTCGGCTTGGGGCTGCGGAAGGAGAATCTGGAATGCCCAGATCAACGAGTTCCCGGACGGTACCAAGCTCCGGACCCTCTACGATCTCATGCAAGCGAAGGGGATGCGTACGGGGCTCGTGACCACGACTCGAATCACCCACGCCACTCCTTCGGGATTCGCGATTCAAATCGACCATCGAGACAAGGAAAACGAGATCGCCGTCCAACACCTCCAGGCCAACGTCGACGTACTGATGGGCGGGGGGTCACGGCATTTCGACGCCGCCGCACGTTCGGACAAGAGAAACCTTTTCGGCGAGTTCGCGAATAAGGGCTACCGAGTCGTGCGCGACCGCGACGCGCTGCTTCGCGCTGAGGCGGGGAAGCTCCTCGGACTCTTTTCCAGTTCCCACATTCCCTACACGGTCGACCGGAAGCACGACGCGAAGCTCGATGCCACGGTACCCACGCTCGCTGAAATGACCTCCAAAGCGATCGAACTCCTCGACGGCGGCCCCAACGGCTTCATCTTGCAGGTCGAGGGAGGTAGGGTGGACCATGCCGCGCACGCCAACGATCTTCCGGGGATGCTCTACGATCAGCTGGAGTTCGAAGACGCCGTTCGGATCGCGGTCGAGTTTGCCCTCAAGGACAAGGAAACGCTCGTCGTCATCACCGCCGACCATGCGACGGGCGGCCCTTCGCTCAACGGAGCGGGATCCGAATACTTCGATTCGACGCAGGGCCTGAAATCCGTTACCCAGATGAAAGCCTCGTTCGAGCGGTTCGCGCCGGCCATCGCTTCGAGCAAGTCGACAGGGGAAATCAAGAACGTTGTCAACGAGATGTGGGGCGTCGAACTCACCGACGCCGAGGCCGGCGCCATCAAGGCCAGCTTCAGCAGCGACTCCCCCTTCAAGGTTTCCGATTTCTACAAGTCGAGGGACGCGAGTCTTGCCGCGATCTTGGGGAACCACTGCAAGGTCACATGGACCAGCAATAACCACACGTCGGACCTTGTTTTCCTCACGGCCATCGGCCCCGGAAGCGCCCTTTGCTCGGGTCTGACCCTCAACACCTCACTGTTCGACATCATGTTGCGGTCCAAGGGCCTGAGTCATTCGAATCCCACGATGTCGTTCGAAGAGGCACGTCGGCACCGCGCGAAGACAGAAACGCCCGAAACGACGCATGAGGACGCGTTCGAGGAGTTCTTGCGAGAATCCCATGCTGGCGAAATCTGA
- a CDS encoding signal recognition particle protein translates to MFDNLTRRISGIFSNLRRKGRLSEDDVKEVLREIRVALLEADVNFQVAKDFCKVVAERAVGEEVYGSLSADQTIVRIVRDTLVEFLRSDDAGFKWSPSPPTVVVLCGLQGSGKTTTAAKLAVWLQKQGKKPMLAACDIQRPAAVHQLEVLGESIGVPVFSLQDGTSPPLIARRALERAKFLMQDVLIVDTAGRLQIDAPLMDELQAIVREVRPSETFLVVDSTTGQEAVNVAQAFSERVQLTGSIFTKLDGDTRGGAVVSVKAATGVPVRFVGLGEKTDALEAFSAQRMAERIIGMGDVLGIIERAEEAIDKGEALALEAKLKGGGAIDFNDLLAQFRTIRKMGPIQNVLKMIPGLSAQVSEEDLNKVDERQIDRMQAVILSMTPIERANPDIINGSRRKRIAAGSGTSVEDVNMLLRQLTEMRRSLKQFKKLEKRFKKRGRR, encoded by the coding sequence ATGTTCGACAACCTGACCCGCCGCATTTCGGGCATTTTTTCGAACCTCCGGCGCAAGGGCAGACTGTCCGAAGACGACGTCAAGGAGGTCTTGCGGGAGATTCGCGTCGCGCTTCTCGAAGCTGACGTGAATTTTCAGGTCGCCAAGGACTTTTGCAAAGTGGTTGCGGAACGGGCGGTCGGCGAGGAAGTCTACGGCAGCCTGTCAGCCGACCAAACGATCGTTCGCATCGTACGCGATACCCTTGTCGAGTTCCTTCGCTCGGACGATGCGGGCTTCAAGTGGTCACCGAGCCCGCCGACGGTCGTGGTTCTGTGCGGGCTTCAGGGCTCTGGCAAGACGACGACCGCCGCCAAGCTCGCCGTGTGGCTCCAGAAGCAGGGCAAAAAGCCGATGCTGGCGGCATGCGACATCCAGCGCCCCGCGGCCGTACACCAGCTCGAAGTTCTCGGCGAGTCCATCGGCGTGCCCGTATTTAGCTTGCAGGACGGAACTTCCCCGCCACTGATCGCTCGCCGAGCTCTGGAGCGAGCCAAGTTCCTGATGCAGGATGTGCTGATCGTCGATACCGCAGGCCGACTGCAGATCGACGCTCCGCTCATGGATGAGTTGCAGGCGATCGTCCGGGAGGTTCGGCCCTCGGAAACGTTCTTGGTCGTTGACTCCACCACCGGCCAGGAAGCGGTCAACGTAGCCCAAGCCTTTTCCGAGCGAGTGCAACTGACGGGATCGATTTTCACAAAGCTCGACGGCGACACCCGCGGAGGGGCCGTCGTTTCGGTCAAGGCTGCGACCGGAGTCCCTGTGCGGTTTGTCGGTCTCGGCGAGAAAACCGATGCGCTCGAAGCGTTCTCAGCCCAACGGATGGCCGAGCGGATCATCGGCATGGGCGATGTTTTGGGGATCATCGAGCGCGCCGAAGAGGCTATTGACAAAGGCGAAGCGCTCGCCCTCGAAGCCAAGCTGAAGGGAGGCGGTGCGATCGACTTTAACGATCTGCTCGCCCAGTTCCGCACGATCCGCAAGATGGGGCCCATTCAGAACGTGCTGAAGATGATCCCCGGTCTCAGCGCTCAGGTGTCCGAGGAGGACCTCAACAAGGTCGACGAGCGCCAAATCGACCGTATGCAGGCCGTAATCCTCTCGATGACCCCCATCGAGCGCGCGAATCCGGATATAATCAATGGCTCGCGCAGGAAGCGGATCGCCGCAGGTTCGGGGACTTCGGTTGAAGACGTGAACATGCTGCTGCGGCAGCTTACGGAAATGCGGCGCAGCTTGAAGCAGTTCAAGAAGCTCGAAAAGCGGTTCAAGAAGCGCGGAAGGCGGTAG
- a CDS encoding 30S ribosomal protein S16, translating into MLGTYNPIVKPTQVQIDGEKALNWLLKGAQPTETTAILLNRVGVLDKFFEQRPNARRDYSFLDKRTSAMSVKSVIEAPQTAAAPKPAEAPEPSKPEPVAVAEEAPAEEIPVEAVPEAPAPEVPADEAPTAEANEDASAEASADATEPEAEEPKE; encoded by the coding sequence GTGCTCGGCACATACAACCCGATCGTCAAGCCGACCCAAGTTCAGATCGATGGTGAGAAGGCCCTGAACTGGCTCCTGAAGGGCGCTCAGCCGACCGAGACCACGGCGATCTTGCTCAATAGGGTGGGCGTGCTCGATAAGTTTTTCGAGCAGCGTCCCAACGCTCGAAGGGATTACTCTTTCCTCGACAAGCGAACATCGGCCATGTCCGTCAAGTCGGTCATCGAGGCTCCTCAAACTGCCGCCGCTCCCAAACCTGCCGAGGCTCCAGAGCCGAGCAAGCCAGAACCCGTGGCGGTAGCAGAAGAAGCTCCCGCTGAGGAAATTCCCGTGGAGGCCGTCCCTGAGGCGCCCGCCCCCGAAGTACCCGCCGATGAGGCCCCAACCGCCGAAGCGAACGAAGACGCAAGCGCAGAAGCGAGCGCCGACGCTACCGAGCCTGAAGCCGAAGAGCCGAAAGAATGA
- a CDS encoding RNA-binding protein: MSYSTLVETLVKGVVEDPSAVEIEETVEGNTRTFFVRVADNDIGKVIGKSGRVVSAIRSVVSAVASRDRERAFVKILPE, encoded by the coding sequence ATGAGTTACTCCACATTGGTCGAGACCTTGGTCAAGGGCGTCGTCGAGGACCCCTCCGCCGTCGAAATCGAAGAGACCGTCGAAGGCAACACGAGGACGTTTTTCGTTCGCGTGGCCGACAACGACATCGGCAAGGTGATCGGGAAGAGCGGCCGTGTCGTTTCCGCCATCCGGAGCGTCGTCAGCGCGGTGGCAAGCCGAGACCGTGAAAGAGCGTTCGTCAAAATCCTCCCCGAGTAG
- a CDS encoding 16S rRNA processing protein RimM — translation MLIGRIVGSFGIKGEVKIQPLTDFEERFDLGLTVFVRSSPRKIESSRFHKGQWLLGLEGCTSRSAAEELQWEDVYAPSEGRPELPQDTFLTEDLIGMEVFEEDGTSLGVVEDVLPYPAHDLFQVGAILIPVVKEFVRAVDPAARRITVRLIEGMKGE, via the coding sequence GTGTTGATCGGCCGGATCGTAGGTTCGTTCGGGATCAAGGGTGAGGTGAAAATCCAGCCCCTCACGGACTTCGAAGAGAGGTTCGACCTCGGGCTGACCGTGTTCGTCCGTTCGTCCCCTCGGAAGATCGAGTCGTCCCGCTTTCATAAGGGCCAGTGGCTCTTGGGCTTGGAAGGCTGTACGTCGCGAAGCGCGGCAGAAGAGTTGCAGTGGGAGGACGTGTACGCGCCCTCTGAGGGACGGCCTGAATTGCCCCAGGACACCTTCCTGACAGAGGACCTGATCGGCATGGAAGTCTTTGAAGAGGATGGGACGTCCTTGGGGGTCGTCGAGGACGTACTTCCCTACCCCGCTCACGATCTATTTCAGGTCGGCGCGATATTGATTCCGGTGGTCAAGGAGTTCGTTCGGGCCGTCGACCCCGCCGCAAGAAGGATCACCGTACGGCTGATCGAGGGCATGAAAGGCGAGTAG
- a CDS encoding hypothetical conserved protein, which yields MFLDETEVEFQSGKGGSGAVSFHREKHVPRGGPNGADGGRGGDIVLQADRSKRTLYDFRLKRSYRADDGAHGRGNKRGSDGKPVLLKVPVGTVIRNLKTDEVISDLNRHGARCVVCKGGRGGFGNLHYTSSVRQAPNFAEKGEPGEQVVARLELKLLADVGIVGLPNAGKSTFISAISAARPKIAAYPFTTLVPNLGVVSVDGDSFVVADLPGLVEGASQGVGLGHRFLKHAERTAALVHMVECLPLDASDPLANYDLVEAELRNYSPELAGKPRLVFLSKADLMPAEEVRALAKKLEKRSGLPVLVLSAATGEGVSEAIYAMYGAVRAMPAQDDAEVITLSPERNDEAWSAEEVEGGFRIHGKRIERAIAMTDLDNREAVFRLQRRLERWGVFDRLRELGAAEGDTVFVGEEEFAFTEES from the coding sequence ATGTTTCTTGATGAGACCGAGGTCGAATTCCAATCGGGCAAAGGGGGTTCCGGAGCGGTCAGTTTTCATCGTGAGAAGCACGTTCCGCGAGGGGGCCCGAACGGGGCCGATGGGGGTCGTGGGGGCGACATCGTACTGCAAGCCGATCGATCCAAACGTACCCTTTATGACTTCCGACTGAAGCGCTCCTATCGGGCCGACGACGGAGCGCATGGCCGAGGCAACAAGCGGGGATCCGACGGCAAGCCCGTCCTCCTCAAAGTGCCGGTGGGTACGGTCATTCGAAACCTGAAGACGGACGAAGTGATCAGCGATCTCAATCGGCACGGCGCTCGCTGCGTGGTCTGCAAAGGGGGCCGTGGCGGTTTCGGCAACCTCCACTACACGAGCAGCGTCCGGCAGGCTCCCAATTTCGCTGAAAAGGGCGAGCCAGGCGAGCAGGTCGTCGCCCGTCTCGAACTCAAACTGCTCGCCGATGTGGGCATCGTGGGGTTGCCCAACGCCGGCAAGAGCACGTTCATCAGCGCCATAAGCGCAGCGAGGCCCAAGATCGCCGCGTACCCCTTCACGACTCTCGTGCCGAACCTCGGGGTGGTGTCGGTGGACGGCGATTCATTCGTCGTCGCCGATCTTCCTGGTCTCGTCGAGGGCGCAAGCCAGGGGGTGGGGCTCGGGCACAGGTTCCTCAAGCACGCCGAGCGCACGGCGGCGCTGGTCCACATGGTCGAATGTCTTCCGCTCGACGCATCGGACCCCTTGGCCAACTACGACCTTGTGGAGGCGGAGCTGCGAAACTACTCGCCCGAGCTGGCTGGAAAGCCGAGGCTCGTGTTCCTTTCAAAGGCCGATCTGATGCCCGCTGAGGAGGTTCGGGCGCTTGCCAAGAAGCTAGAAAAGCGGTCCGGTTTGCCGGTTCTGGTTTTGAGCGCCGCGACCGGCGAGGGCGTTTCGGAGGCGATTTACGCGATGTACGGCGCAGTCCGAGCCATGCCCGCGCAGGACGACGCCGAGGTGATCACGCTCTCGCCTGAACGCAACGACGAGGCATGGAGCGCCGAAGAGGTCGAAGGGGGGTTCCGCATCCATGGAAAGCGCATCGAAAGGGCGATCGCCATGACCGACCTCGACAACCGCGAGGCGGTGTTTCGGCTTCAACGCAGACTCGAAAGATGGGGCGTTTTCGACCGGCTGCGCGAATTGGGGGCCGCCGAGGGCGACACGGTTTTTGTGGGCGAAGAAGAGTTCGCATTTACGGAGGAGAGTTGA
- a CDS encoding nicotinate (nicotinamide) nucleotide adenylyltransferase — protein MKVAILGGTFDPPHIGHLELARAARKQLELDEVMLMPARKNPLRSKIAQSSPTHRFEMAKRLARGHEWLSVSDLEIRRPGPSYAVDTLEQLHQVRPAEYWWLLGADAIREFGSWKKPDRIVRLCRLAVALRRPLAWEDVLAKVPEEYHPYLDRVEMDPVPVSSTEIRDRLETGRAVRQWLDPNVLAYIEQNHLYRG, from the coding sequence TTGAAGGTAGCGATTCTGGGGGGCACATTCGACCCGCCCCACATCGGCCACCTCGAACTTGCGAGAGCAGCCCGCAAGCAACTCGAACTCGACGAGGTGATGTTGATGCCGGCGCGAAAGAACCCGCTGAGATCCAAGATCGCTCAGTCGTCCCCCACGCATCGATTCGAAATGGCCAAACGGCTCGCGCGGGGCCACGAGTGGCTCTCGGTGAGCGATCTAGAGATTCGACGTCCGGGCCCAAGCTATGCGGTGGACACGCTCGAACAACTTCACCAAGTGCGGCCCGCCGAATACTGGTGGCTCCTCGGCGCGGATGCGATCCGAGAGTTCGGATCGTGGAAGAAGCCAGACCGCATCGTAAGGCTTTGCCGCCTTGCCGTGGCGCTACGAAGGCCGCTCGCATGGGAAGATGTGCTCGCGAAGGTGCCGGAGGAGTATCACCCCTATCTCGACCGAGTCGAAATGGACCCCGTGCCAGTATCCTCGACAGAGATTCGCGACCGACTGGAAACCGGAAGGGCCGTGAGGCAATGGTTGGACCCGAATGTGCTTGCATATATCGAACAAAACCATCTATACAGAGGATGA
- a CDS encoding ribosome silencing factor — protein MTSEKKRDIALKAMEDTKVERAEVLDVQSKTPVADYFIVGTGTSDRHVRSIADAVEEAFKSQGVAPLGREGERTGWVLLDYGDVIVHVMREEQRQFYDLESLWKTREADPNLLA, from the coding sequence ATGACGTCTGAAAAGAAGAGAGACATTGCCCTGAAGGCGATGGAGGACACCAAGGTGGAACGGGCCGAGGTGTTGGATGTTCAGTCCAAGACCCCGGTGGCGGACTACTTCATCGTTGGCACGGGCACGAGCGATCGGCACGTTCGCTCGATCGCGGACGCCGTGGAAGAGGCCTTCAAGTCGCAGGGCGTGGCGCCTTTGGGGCGCGAAGGGGAGCGAACGGGCTGGGTGTTGCTCGACTACGGCGACGTAATCGTCCATGTGATGCGAGAAGAGCAGCGCCAATTCTACGATCTGGAGTCGTTGTGGAAGACGAGAGAGGCAGACCCGAACCTACTGGCCTGA
- a CDS encoding haloacid dehalogenase, producing MSTWEKTAEELRDQAQAMHEAREIGLKASRAAIQFSARSIRHVHRRQYEKAEELLAEAKGAICSAQESLAPFPNIYYAGFLHDGEKEVVEAASVLSIARGSGFPTPSELGVMPMSFLNGMGEAASECRRFALDRMRAGDLVEASRILDAMEAVYEELITFDYSDAMTGGLRRTTDALRAVVERTRSDLTATTSQHELVEELKRTREALGK from the coding sequence ATGAGCACGTGGGAAAAGACCGCCGAGGAGTTGCGCGATCAAGCCCAGGCGATGCACGAAGCTCGTGAGATCGGCCTCAAGGCCAGCCGCGCTGCCATCCAATTCAGCGCGCGCAGCATTCGACACGTCCACCGACGCCAGTACGAGAAGGCGGAGGAACTGCTCGCTGAGGCTAAGGGAGCGATCTGTAGCGCCCAAGAATCGCTCGCGCCGTTCCCGAACATCTATTACGCGGGGTTTCTGCATGACGGCGAAAAGGAGGTCGTCGAGGCCGCTTCCGTTCTCTCGATCGCGCGGGGTTCGGGCTTCCCGACCCCTTCGGAACTCGGCGTCATGCCGATGAGCTTCCTCAATGGGATGGGGGAGGCCGCGAGCGAGTGCAGGAGGTTCGCGCTCGATCGGATGAGGGCGGGCGACCTAGTTGAAGCCTCCCGAATCCTCGACGCGATGGAAGCGGTCTATGAGGAGTTGATCACGTTCGACTACTCCGACGCCATGACGGGCGGACTCAGACGCACAACCGACGCGCTTCGGGCGGTCGTCGAGCGGACTCGGAGCGACCTCACGGCGACGACCAGCCAGCACGAATTGGTCGAAGAACTCAAGCGAACCCGCGAAGCGCTGGGCAAGTAA
- a CDS encoding DNA repair protein RadC: MRRFTSNLATMHTAEDTPYVRFRHLTPGALGFVDLVALGVASSESEEDQAEAYEAVRRRATLTSQFHRVADLSEHELAQFGVESYEAVRALAWIEIGRRMERATRSGDPVITGPADAAEFLRSKLRLEKKEQFVVVLLDAKGQVMHHSVVHIGTLTMSVVGPREVFREAIRAGAASIIVAHNHPSGNPDPSPEDIEITERLVQVGEMLDIPVNDHIIIGYDTHISLRERGLMG, translated from the coding sequence ATGAGGCGATTCACGTCGAACCTGGCGACGATGCATACCGCAGAAGACACGCCCTACGTGAGGTTCAGGCATCTCACGCCGGGCGCCTTGGGATTCGTCGATTTGGTCGCGCTGGGAGTAGCCTCTTCCGAGTCGGAGGAAGACCAAGCGGAGGCGTATGAAGCCGTTCGTCGCAGGGCGACCTTGACGAGCCAGTTTCACCGGGTCGCCGATCTTTCGGAACACGAGCTCGCGCAGTTTGGCGTCGAATCGTACGAAGCGGTTCGGGCCCTTGCCTGGATCGAGATCGGGCGGAGAATGGAGCGGGCGACTCGCAGCGGCGACCCCGTCATCACCGGACCCGCCGACGCCGCTGAGTTCCTGCGATCGAAGCTGAGGCTCGAAAAGAAAGAGCAGTTCGTCGTCGTGCTACTCGACGCGAAGGGCCAAGTGATGCATCACTCGGTCGTCCATATTGGGACGCTTACCATGTCCGTTGTGGGCCCGCGAGAGGTCTTCCGCGAGGCGATTCGGGCGGGTGCGGCGAGCATCATCGTCGCGCACAACCACCCCAGCGGCAACCCGGACCCCAGCCCAGAAGACATCGAGATCACCGAGCGGCTCGTGCAAGTCGGTGAGATGCTCGACATCCCCGTCAACGACCACATCATTATCGGGTACGACACCCACATCAGCCTTCGAGAACGGGGGCTCATGGGATGA
- a CDS encoding DinB superfamily gives MRAWLFEAPYDRPPAQYNRSVRADDFLDGVISRLEQQKARLVKAAAAFSDEEWDASRGKRGWSASQIVDHMNLANGFYFEPMRRAVEAAPERQGVEVAFSWFGKVLQKASGPTGKAPSPKKLWPRTERPGRAALDTWMSDADALLKLAQDAKGKDLVRTKLTNPLVGIFRMNLADCFQLLVSHNERHIAQVERRVPGPKA, from the coding sequence ATGCGGGCCTGGCTGTTTGAAGCGCCGTACGATCGGCCTCCGGCGCAGTACAATCGAAGCGTGAGGGCGGACGATTTCTTGGACGGAGTGATCTCCCGACTCGAGCAACAGAAGGCAAGGCTGGTGAAGGCCGCCGCAGCCTTTTCGGATGAGGAGTGGGATGCGTCGCGGGGAAAGCGAGGGTGGAGCGCATCCCAAATCGTCGATCACATGAACCTTGCGAACGGATTCTACTTCGAGCCGATGCGAAGAGCCGTCGAGGCGGCCCCGGAGAGACAAGGAGTCGAAGTCGCCTTCAGTTGGTTTGGGAAGGTGCTTCAGAAGGCATCAGGGCCGACGGGCAAAGCGCCTTCGCCCAAAAAGCTCTGGCCTCGAACGGAGCGTCCCGGCCGGGCTGCGCTCGATACGTGGATGTCCGACGCCGACGCCCTTCTCAAGCTCGCTCAGGACGCGAAGGGGAAGGACCTCGTGCGGACCAAGCTGACGAACCCGCTGGTCGGCATCTTTCGAATGAACCTCGCCGACTGCTTTCAGTTGCTGGTGTCGCACAACGAACGGCACATCGCGCAGGTCGAGCGAAGGGTGCCGGGACCGAAAGCTTAG